CGGCCTTCCGCGCTGCCGGGGAGCCCCTGGCCCGCTCCCTCTCCGCCGCTGGGCTCTCCGGGCTTCGCCCTTCGCTGCCCACTCGGCCGCTCCCGAGGATGTCCCGCACATCCCACCTTCTACGGGTTACTCCAAAGCCCTCACTCCTACCCCCGCCACAGCCACCGAGGCTCTGCCCGGCTATTGGTTCGGATCATCCCATGTCCGTGCTCCGACGCCCTGTCCCGGAGAGactcccctcagcctttctcAGGAGCGCTCCCCCCTGCCGGCGCCCCTTCCGCGGCGCCCCCCTGCCCTTCAACGTATTTCCTACGCGGAAAACTTGCCTTAAAGTTTAATGCTGCCGCCCGGAgctcctccccctgcccctccggctccctCGGCCATCGGCCAGGGTCAGGAGGAGTCCCCGAAGCGGCGATCAAGGTCAGGGAGCGGATTCGTCCTGCCACTGCTCCAGGGCTGCGACTGGGGAAGGGGGTCGGCCCGCTCGGCACATCCCCTCCGCCCCGCCTCGGCGAGCGGGCGTCGGCGCTGGACGGCCCCGCTGCAGCCCGCCCGGGAAGGGCTcgccggcggccgcggcccggctccggcggcgggcggggagcggAGCGGCGCGGAGGAGGGGCAGAGGGACCGGCTGCATCGCGCGTGGAAGCAAATCTCTTTCCAGGTGGCTCCACCGCTGCACCAGACCGAGTGGCCAGCTCCTGGGGTTCGCGCATTGTGGACCGTTTCTTCCATCCAGGAGCTTCACACGGACCGTATATACAAAGGATCTGGCTGCTAGAGTAGCTGCTTTGAATGCGCTGATTTCCAAGTGTCCTGATTTATTGCCTTAACTGGCTAACCAGCTCCTGGAAAGGATATTCTGGGGCGAAAAAAGGGGGAGAAGCAAGAaggaagcaaaaatatttttggttaATATTGAAAATCACAACAATGTTCAGAAATTCTGTTGCCTCAAAAATGTATGagcatttatattttttctcttccctctctgttTTAGTGGCTGGACCTGTACTGTCTCTAGATTGACTCCCTTAGCTGTAATAGGCATTTGAGACCATGGCAGCAGGAGTAGCAGCTTGGTTACCCTTTGCCAGGGCAGCGGCCATAGGATGGATGCCAGTGGCCACAGGTCCCATGCCAGCTGCTCCACGGCAGGAGAGGAAGCGAAGCCAGGACTCTCTGATTGTGCTGAACGTGAGTGGCATCCAGTTCCAGACATGGCTGGACACCTTAGAACGCTACCCTGACACTCTGTTGGGCAGTTCGGAGCGGGACTTCTTCTACCACCCTGAGACACAGCAGTACTTTTTTGACCGGGACCCTGACATTTTCCGCCACATTCTTAACTTCTACCGGACCGGGAAGCTTCATTATCCCCGCCAGGAGTGCATCTCAGCTTACGACGAGGAGCTGGCCTTCTTTGGCATCATCCCTGAGATCATTGGCGACTGCTGTTATGAGGAGTACAAGGATCGCCGACGTGAGAATGCCGAGCGCCTGCAGGATGATGCTGATCAGGAGCACGCAGCTGAGAGCTCCCTGCCCTCAATGACAGCTCGACAGAGGATGTGGCGGGCCTTTGAGAACCCACACACCAGCACACTGGCTTTGGTCTTCTACTATGTCACTGGTTTCTTCATTGCCGTCTCTGTTATTGCCAATGTGGTGGAGACAGTGCCCTGTGGAGTAAGCCCGGGTCGCATCAAAGAGCTGCCCTGTGGTGAGCGCTATGCCGTGGCTTTCTTCTGTCTGGATACTGCCTGTGTCATGATCTTCACAGTTGAATATCTCCTACGTCTGCTGGCAGCCCCTAGTCGCTACAAATTTGTACGCAGTGTCATGAGTATCATTGATGTGGTCGCCATCATGCCGTATTACATTGGCCTGGTGATGACAGATAATGAGGATGTCAGTGGGGCTTTTGTGACACTACGAGTCTTTCGTGTCTTCAGGATCTTTAAGTTTTCCCGCCACTCACAGGGGCTGCGCATCCTGGGCTATACTCTTAAAAGTTGTGCCTCAGAGTTAggcttcctcctcttctctctcaCTATGGCCATCATCATCTTTGCCACGGTCATGTACTATGCAGAGAAAGGTTCATCAGCCAGCAAGTTCACCAGCATCCCTGCAGCCTTCTGGTACACCATTGTCACCATGACAACACTGGGGTAAGTGCAGCTGGTGTTTGGTTACAGCCAACATTTCAACAAGTGTATTGGCATGAATGGAAAAtactccatttaaaaaaaaaacattgataGAAAAAATGCGAGGATACTGTTTTGGTGCAGATCTTTATGAATAGGACTCATCATTTCATACTAAATGTTGTACACGTGCAAGTGAGTTTAAAGTGTCGCTGCAGTTAAAATAACCCAAACTCCAGAACTGCAGATGAACGAAAAAAGGAGATAAATCTTGAAACTGTTTGGGTTCTTTGCAactttctcaaatattttttttggttttggattgtgaaattgaaatattttatgaataTCTGTTAGTTATCAGTGGATTTTTAATACAGTAATGTGCTTGCTGAAAAAACTTTTTACAGTTTTGATAAAGTAGTGATAATAACCAGGACAACCCAAGTATGAGGTTTTAAATTTGATCATGCATAAAAGTATGTAGACCTGCCATTTTGTTTGAAGTGATGTATTGATGTAGATCTGGATATTGACTTTGGTGTTAcagaatgttttgttttaatgaaaatagaCCAAGTATAGATAGCTTAATCTTCACAGAAATTATTCCTGTTGTTATTAATGACATTGGAtacattttctttgatttcCATGTACCAGTAACTTGTAAATGCCAAGTGTCACACTACACTGACCAGTGACAAACTGTGGAAAATCATCTGAGGAAGTGTGAGACATATGACAGATCAAGCATATCTCTTAAAACGTAATTCTAGTGGCAACATAATTCCAGAGAATTAGGAGTTTAAAAATGCCATTGTTGACAATAGAGTCCAATGCAGTTTAGTGGAAAGATGAGAGACAGTAATGTTTTATAAAGTCTCTGATACCAGAATCATATTGATTGAGGTGACTGTGTGCAGCAAGTTGTAAAATGCATTTGTCTGTAATTATAACAGAGATTTAGAAGATTGATTAgtttgagattattttttcctattcttcATTTTGAGCTGCAGAGTATAATCTATGAAACTGTTAATATATTGATTCCTTAGAAATTAcagatattaaaagaaaaacttttcacTTTCGTGAAGATAAAGCCCATCATTTCATTAGTCAAACATTTTGCCACATTTTGTTGGGAAACTGAGGTTTATGAAACATGTATAACTTTcaaatgtaataaaattaaaGTGCATTATTAAACTGTTATGAAAAAGTTGATTTATTATGTGCAATTGTAATTGAGTTGGGAAATGCACAtacaaaatattgaaaaagaTAAAGAGACTGTCTTATGCCACAATTTTCTATACAGGGCTTTTATCTTCAGTGTGATGTAACGAATGAGGATAAATATAGTGCAttgtaaatatttcatattaCTTGTAAGGGAAAGTTATGCTAAAAAGGAGTGACAAGAGCTTTGGGAATTTTAATCTGCTTTTTAGGTTCctgagatttttgtttctttgtttgtattttcttctggtAGTGACAAACTGAAGGGACAAGTTGACAGGAGGAACAAGTTACACATGCTGACTAGTTCTGTAGTCCTGTATTTTCTGATAGTTTTTAACCACATGTTGTTAATTACAACGATGATGATTTCAAGAAACTAAGTATTAAGAATTTTCCAGTATTTAGAATGTGTAATCTTATCATAAAAGATCAGGAGCCggtctgtgggttttttggtagcaatAGACGTTTTCTGAGTAAGTAATTTAGGCTGCTGTGGGTAGTTTGGGCGGCACTTGTCCATGGTACTGAACAGAATCTTGTTTTCAGTTTCATGGCCAATTTGTTATTGCTTATGACGAGGATACGGTATCGATTTGGCATTGATatagtttgtttgtttctctctcacATAAACACAAAAAATTATTAGTCTAAAGCTCCAGGCTTTAAGGTACTCTTTAAGGTACTCCAGGCTCTGAGTACtgagaaaaatattcaaaagtGCTGATGAGATTTGAACATTGTTGAAGACCTCTTTGAATAGAGCCTAAGAACATATTTTCAGGTAGGCAGCAGTACAAtatgaggagaagaaaaagagttaaaaagaaTGCAGTCATCCTTGACTGCTTTGTCAAGGTAGCCTGTACAGAGCAAGTTTTGAGTAGGTTGTACAGAGATCTAGAGTTTCAACCTCAGAAGTTCAAATATGACAGACATCAGAAATCTCTTAATCAGTGCTTTAGCTAGATGATTTCCTTTTAATAACATCATGATAAACAtataaagattattttaaaatgttaaatatatattaataaataGAATAAACATAATAAAAGCTCTGAACTTTTTACTTGATGGAATAATGGCACAAAAAGTgggaaattaaaaggaaaagagcaaGGGTCAGTGAAAGCTGGTTGTAATTAGTACAGCCACCCTTGGTCTGTGCTAAAGCCTCTCGTCTGTTTACTAATACAGAGCTCCCATTCATTCTTACTTTTCACTTTAACTGAATTAGGGCTATATAAATGGGCTCTGTGTgaacaatgtttttctttttgcaacaAAACTGGAtgaagtttttttgttttaaatgcccATAGCACACAATAGGttatgaaaaatattacaaaaatacATGAACGCTAGTACAAAATAATAGATTCACATGAAGTTGACTTTTCAAGTCTTGGTGTTATTCTCATATTTTGATAGATAGCAAGGGTATTGAGTAAGCTACCTTTGCAATTTGGGGAGTTATTATCTTGGAAGCAGGGCTATATTTCTCAGTTCTGCATGACTGCTGAGCAATTaaagtatctttaaaaaacacagattaTATTGTCCGCCGCAGAGTGTCAGTGACTTCAAATATTACTAAAATTTGGCCTCCAGAGATTTCCCAACTATTAACCATTCTTGACTGATCAACTCAAGTAGTACATAGCTGTATGTAGACATCTTctatgaaagaaatgaaagaaagggaagaaagagaggaaaggaagagagaaagaacaagaaagagataaagacacagagagagagaggagagaaagattACTCTAGAATAACAACACTTTGCCAAAAACTGAGATGTCTTACTTAAAATTTCAAATTAGTGTTTTTTCAGTATTAATtgtagcaaaagaaaaataaagtaggggcaaggaagaagaagggacaagagaaaaaaaaatagaaagtggTCACAAAGTAGTTTGTGGACATTTAACATAACGAAAAGCATAGAACTATAGGGGCATAGAGGTCAAGAAATAGGGCAGTGTAACatcttgcagagaaaaaaagctcAGGTCTATTGAATTGGGACTGGCAGACTTGCACAGGGGCTTGTGAACATCCACACCCATAATGACAGAGATAGGTCACTTTACGCTGTCACCTTATAACGTGATAGCCTAACAACTTACTTTCTGCCCTGTCAGTGGCCAGCAAATGAGTTGGAATATCTGTTAAAGTTTTGATTAGTATAAGGGTAATATTTGTTCCCAAATTACACAGAGCTATAGTGTAGTTtatgttttataaaaatattatagTTTTAATAAGAACCACAGTGTTCTTCTGTGACTAGTTCTTAAGCAATTTCACTGCTATATTAAACTTCGATATTTGTAGGCTTCACGTTGGGTAGTTTTGTCAAGTCATACAAAACTTCTGTAGCACAATACTTTATGAAGAGAGGTGTAAACACAAGACTATTCATTTATTTGCTTTGACTGTGTGAACTAGAGATGTGTCTTCcagaaaatacaaagcaagtattcattttcattatttattaataTAGCCCATAGTGTGTGAGAAATCCCATCTAAAATAGATCAAATTCCTTGAAAACTTTATAATCAAACAAGTCACTGGATGTGACAACAGAAAGCCTCAAACAGCGAAAAGGAGAAAAGGCCAATGGATTTCATTTTCCTCTACATTCTGTTCTCTGCCATCTCCACTCCTTTTCCATTCATATTGCATCACTATGGGTGTATTTCAtctattcattttcttctcttttctttcaaactACCACGTTCCATAGTCTTCCTGTTTAGGGATTTGT
Above is a window of Colius striatus isolate bColStr4 chromosome 1, bColStr4.1.hap1, whole genome shotgun sequence DNA encoding:
- the KCND2 gene encoding potassium voltage-gated channel subfamily D member 2, whose amino-acid sequence is MAAGVAAWLPFARAAAIGWMPVATGPMPAAPRQERKRSQDSLIVLNVSGIQFQTWLDTLERYPDTLLGSSERDFFYHPETQQYFFDRDPDIFRHILNFYRTGKLHYPRQECISAYDEELAFFGIIPEIIGDCCYEEYKDRRRENAERLQDDADQEHAAESSLPSMTARQRMWRAFENPHTSTLALVFYYVTGFFIAVSVIANVVETVPCGVSPGRIKELPCGERYAVAFFCLDTACVMIFTVEYLLRLLAAPSRYKFVRSVMSIIDVVAIMPYYIGLVMTDNEDVSGAFVTLRVFRVFRIFKFSRHSQGLRILGYTLKSCASELGFLLFSLTMAIIIFATVMYYAEKGSSASKFTSIPAAFWYTIVTMTTLGYGDMVPKTIAGKIFGSICSLSGVLVIALPVPVIVSNFSRIYHQNQRADKRRAQKKARLARIRAAKSGSANAYMQSKRNGLLSNQLQQSSSEEEQAFVGKSGSSFETQHHHLLHCLEKTTNHEFVDEQVYEESCMEVSTVNRPPSHSPSLSSQQGVTSTCCSRRHKKTYRIPNTTITGSRPGSVQELSTIQIRCVERTPLSNSRSSLNAKVDECVKLNCEQPYVTTAIISIPTPPVTTPEGDDRPESPEYSGGNIVRVSAL